In the Vulpes vulpes isolate BD-2025 chromosome 12, VulVul3, whole genome shotgun sequence genome, CGCCCCAGGGCGGCGGCGCCGGGccggagggggtggggaggagcagccGCCCTGTACTTCCCCTTCGCCGCTAGCTCTACAACAGCCTGATTTCCCCGAAATGATGGGGCGGCACCGACCAATAGGCGCCCTCGCGGCTCCTCgggaggcggggccgggcctGGGTTGGGGGAATCCCGCTAAGTGTTTAGATTTCTCGCCGGCGCCGCTGCCCCGGCAGAGCGCGCCACTCCTTCGTCGAGGCAGGACGTGCGCCGGAGCCCGGCCGGGCCGAGCCGAGCCGAGGGAGCCGTGCCAAGCCGAGGCCAGCCGTGCCCGCGGCCCCTCGACCCGCGCGTCCTCCGCCTTCGCGCCGCTCCCTCCGGGGTCGCGCTCGCCGCGCGGACACCGCCGCCCCAGCCGAGCCGGGACCCTCGGGCGCCGCGGGTGGATCGCGGCCGCTGCGGAGGTGAGCCCGCCTTCGCcgcgggggggggcggtggcgTCGAACGGAGGCGCGCGGGGCTCCGGGAAGCGGGGCCGACCCCCGGCCGGGAGGGTCGCGGGCGCGCGGCGTCGCCGGGGCCCCCGCGCGGGCTCCGGAGGGCGCTGGCGGAGCGGCGAgccgcgggcggggagggcgggccgGCGGCGTGGACCGCCCACGAGCCGAGCTCGCCGAGCCTGCCGGCGCCCGGCGGGGGGCAGATCCGTGTGCGCGCAGCCCCGGGCCTCTGCGCCGCTGGGTAGACCTGCCGCGCGCATCGTTAGCGGTGCGGGAGACTCGGCGCCCCAGCTCGGCGCCCAGGCCTCAGGTTTCAGGCTGTACGTGCAggtgttgggggggcggggggggacttGCTGCCTGAAAGGCCGGTGGACCTGCTGAGGCTACGTATGGGAAGAGGCGCCACAGGTGTTCCTTCGGCTACTTCGCGGAGGACGGGAGCCAGACCGGGAGCGGTACCTGGTCTGGGAGCAGCATAGAACAGAccgggggtggagggtggagggtgccGGGTAGAGTGCAGGGTGGTTGCTTGCCACCAGTGCACGGCTAGCTAGTGGTAGCGGCGGCAACTCAAGTAGGGGGATTTATGGGCATCAACCAAAAGAAGCCTGTCCCTTACCAAAGGATTTGAATTTGGGGAGGAAAGTTCTGGCATTAAAATATCTGtgtattttgtctgtttcttctgCACATAAATCCTGAAACTATCACTTGCATGCCTGTCTCCTCCCCAGAGTGTTTAGAGGATCGTGAGGGAAGGGGCTTAATTGTTTTGCCCATGATGCTGAAAATATTTGGAGAACAGTTTTGTTCTGGTGAAAGCCTTCTTTCCCATGATTATACTACTTGGTACctggtggagggcaggggagagtTAACTGAATGACCTTGGGCGGCggtgggggcgtgggggtgggggttgcaggCAGGGTAGTGCCTAAGGGGCTGCTCTACAGACTCCAAACAGGAGCGTCTGTTTTCTCTTCACAGCCAACATGCCCATCACTCGGATGCGCATGAGACCCTGGCTAGAGATGCAGATTAATTCCAACCAAATCCCAGGGCTGATCTGGATTAATAAAGTGAGTGTCACCTTCTGGGTTTTTATGCCACTATTTTAACACATGTTCTTTGAGGGGACCGAAGCTTCAGATGCAGCTCAAAAACGGAAGTGATGAGGAGGAGGCAGATGTGTTTGTTTCCCAGTGGGTCCTGCCTGCGGGCAGTATGCAAGGGCCCAGCCTTGGGCCGCTctgccttcttcccttccttggTATGGACAGGGCACTCACCTGAGGGCACTGACAGTGTGCATCAGCAAGACTCTCCCCGCATCTGCAGAGCCAGAGTTCTGGTCTCTTTTGCGAGAGACTCCTGCAAACATACAGCATCCTACAGGGTTCCAAACAGCCAGGAGGCAGAGAAATGAGCACCTAGTGGTGAGAAGATGGCTGGAGGAGCAAGGGACCTGAGAATTAACCTTGCCCAGGCTCAAGAAACCTCATGCTGGTGCACAAACCCTGCAGACATAGTAGTAATAACAATATTCATAATGATAATGCTTACTGTCCACTCCCTATGAGCAAGTGTGATTACCGTGCTAAGTCTGTTTACTTACATtgtgtcatttaatcctcacagtagcCCTGTGAAGTAGATCCTGTTAATAGCTccattttcagataaggaaaactgaggcactgagaagTAGATAATGAGATGACACAAAAAGTGATCAAGTCAAGATTTGAACCTGAGCAATCAAACTCAGAAATCCAAAGTGTTAACCACCAGTAATGAAAACAGTGAGACTTAGTCTTTATATTTGTCACTGTGAtttctcatttcacagaagagaaaccaATGAGGGACCAGGAGGTATAGGGACAGTGCCAGTGTCACACAGGTAGTCAGCATCCAAGACtggcccagggctccctccctgtGTAGGAGCCAGTGGTCCCAATTGTCCTAAGCATCCCCATTTAATGGATGGAGTTTTCACTTCTGCGTTGGTTCTGAAAAGCCAGAGAGCATCCCAAGGTGCTCCTTATGGGTCCCAGTACACCtgtaacaggcagagggagagctttGGTGAGCTGATACTGCCATAGCTCTTCAGAACCCAGAGCCCCTTCTGAGAGATCTAGAATGATACAGTAGTCTGTTTAAGCCATTCTCAGGATGGGTCAACTCAAGCCAGATGTCAGGGTGAAAAGGGGAAGTCAGCTTTTTCTCAGACCTGGGGGGCTGGGCAGGCTCATGCTAAAAGCCTGTGGCTTCTGAGCTGACCCAGccttgtatatatgtgtgtgtgccaTTCAGGAGGAGATGATTTTCCAGATTCCATGGAAGCATGCTGCCAAGCATGGCTGGGACATCAACAAGGATGCCTGTCTGTTCCGGAGCTGGGCTATTCACACAGGTGTGTGCCCTATTCTCCAGCCCTGGAGGGCCAAGGAGAAGACTAGAGGAATCACTTCTATTAACACAGAGGCTCTTCATCGGGTTCCTTGAGATTGTGTGCAAAATTTGGGGGTGAGCAGGGGGCAGATTTGTATTTCTGGGGAAAAGTTCCATCATTTCAGCAAGTTCTTAAAGGAACCTGTGAAATCAGTGTCTTAGAAAGTGTGATTTCAGGGAGTTTGTAGCTGGATTAAAGCTCCTTGGGGCAAAAGCAGTTGTGAGCCTGGATACTGAAAGACCCCAAGTCTTTGATTTTCTTGATGTTTACCAAGGTCCTGGCCCAAGGCCCATCTGGTTGGCAGCCTCTTTTTATCCTTGAGGTATGGAGCTCTTGGTCCATCTCAGATCAGACAGCACACCTATCAGTAACTGTTCTTTGATGCCTATTCTTTGTCCACTGCTGTGTTTGGAAACATCAGATAAACCCTAGTCTTTATTTAATCTCTGGCTGCTAACAGCCCAAGCAGGGAGACTGGTTCTGGTCCAGCACCAGTACAGCCCGTGAAGACATACAGGCCCTCTAGTGCTTCTGGCTGGGCCCTTCAGAAAGGTCTGCTGGATGTGTTTGAGTCAAGCATGGGCATTTGAGAAGCCCCAGGGCTTGTAGAGGGTCACCCAGGAATACCCTCTGTTTGGCTAGTGTGGATCTCTGGCAGCATGAGAGCCTAGGGgtactctttccttcctcctcccaggcCAGACGGCAGCTAAGGATTCCCACCTCTGGTCCTTATAGTCCTCTTCACTCTTCTGCCGACTAGGTCGATACAAAGCCGGGGAAAAGGAGCCAGATCCTAAGACATGGAAGGCCAACTTTCGCTGTGCCATGAACTCCCTGCCAGATATTGAGGAAGTGAAGGACCAGAGCAGGAACAAAGGCAGCTCAGCTGTGCGGGTGTACCGGATGCTCCCACCCCTCACCAAGAACCAGAGAAAAGGTATCCAAGGGCTCTGGATCCTTGGGAAGCtcgaagggagggaagaagaagggcAGCTGGGGCTGGTGTGCCTGTACCAAGACTGATGGCCCATCTGCTTTGTAGAGAGAAAGTCCAAGTCCAGCCGAGATGCTAAGAGCAAGGCCAAGAGGAAGGTGAGTGTGGCCCTGAGCTACTAGTCTTTGGTCCCCTGGGAGTCAgggtgggcagtgggagaagtGCCACGGCAAGCCTGGGCCTAAGCTCCTTTCTCTTGTTGCAGTCATGTGGTGACTCCAGTCCTGACACCTTCTCTGATGGACTCAGCACCTCCACCCTGCCCGATGACCACAGCAGCTACACAGCTCACGGCTACATGGGGCAGGATTTGGAGGTTGAGCGGGACCTTACTCCAGGTGAGGTAGGCCAGGTCTGGCAGGAGGCCACACAAGGTCACAATGAGATGGCTCCTTCTTTGGGGTCCAGGAGGCAGCGTGCTTGAGGAGGGGGTGGCAGGTTGGAGCAGGCCGCGGGGTCAGGGATGCTGCATGTCTTGCAAACCCAGAAAGCAGCCAGTTCTGACCTGTGGTTTCTGCTATCCCTCAGCATTGTCACCGTGTGCCGTTACCAGTACTCTCCCTGACTGGCACGTCCCAGAGATAGTGCCGGACAGCACCAGTGACCTCTACAGCTTCCAGGTGTCACCTATGCCCTCCACTTCTGAAGGTTTGTGCCCTTTGCGGCCCACATGCCTGCCTGTTTGGGTCCTGGGGAGGGTTTCCTGAGGGAGAGAAGATGCTCAGAACTCTACCTAGCACTGACCGAGATGACTGTGCTGTGctggagaaaagagggaagggggCCCAGGGGCTGTATTTGGGTCTGAGGTTGCTCAGTTCCCTGGCTCCTCTGCAGCCCAGTCTCTGTGGGTGAGGAAGGAAGCAAGGGGGTGGGAAGAGGTGTGGCTTCAGGGTGCAGGAGGCTGAGTCACAAGGACAGTGTCCTGTTCTGGAATGTCCATAGCAGGTACATGTCTGCTgggaggtatgtgtgtgtgtgtgtgtgtgtgtgtgtgtgtgtgcacgcgcgcgcacGTGCGTGGTAGGGCAGGGCACTATGGTGGAACTGCAGGGGCAAGCCTGGTTGACTACCAGCCaacctctctgctcttccccatccACAGCCACAACAGATGAGGACGAAGAAGGGAAATTAACTGAGGACATCATGAAGGTAAAGCCCATTCCTCCCTGAGCGCTCTTGTGAAGTGGCTGCTTCTTAGGAGAGAGAAAACCACTTAGAGCTCAACACATTGGAGGGTGGAGGCAGCTGCTACTGTGACCTGGCTGCTTGTATTATCCTATAAGTGCCACATCCACTGTGCCCTCCTTGGCTGGTGGGAAAGACACTGGGGAAGTGAGGACAGTGGGGAGGCCTGGTTTCTGACAGGCTGTCCTGGAGGCAGCCCTAGGGCCTGGAACCACTCTGAGTCAGCCAGCACCAGTGCCTGGTCCCTGGCCTGCGTCCTCTGCCCCAACAGGCCCCAGGCCTGCTGCCCTGTTAGTTAGGGAAGTGCACATCAGGTTTTAATAATCAGCCTTTGGGATCTGGGATCTGATGagggattttttccttttctttctttcttttctttttctccttaaagcAAATTATTCTCTGGGggtgtgttgtttttttgtttgtttgtttttttggttttttggtttttttgtccTGCTTCAATCTTAAAAGCGAATATAAAACAGTTGTTGCAGTAGTTGTACCCAGGCTGTGTTTCATCAGCATAGAAAACTTGAGACGTAGGCATAGCTCCCTATctctagcttttcttttcttttcttgacttGTGATGCTGTTACTTTATGCCACATTCCTGGTTGGTATGTCCTCACTCGACTGAGGGGGAAAGTCTTAGGAGATTCTGTGCCAGAGGGGAGATGTAGGAGCATGAGTCCAGGGCAGACCCACAATTCGCAGGCCCCTGTCCTAACCACAGTCCACATTTCCATCCATCTGAGAACATGCAAATGGCCAAGGGTACGATGCTGATAGGGAGGATTTGGCTCACCGAGGGCAAGACCAGAGGATGAATCTGCCCTGGAAGTAACCTGATGGTTCCTTATTCCTCTGTCACCAGCTCTTGGAGCAGACGGGGTGGCAGCCGACAAACGTGGATGGCAAGGGGTACCTGCTAAATGAACCTGGGACTCAGCCCCCCTCTCTCTATGGAGACTTCAGCTGCAAGGACGAACCAGAAGTTGACAGCCCTGGGGGTAAGAAGTCCCTGTAGctggaaggtttctccgagaaGCGAGAAACTGGCAGGGGGTGGGTAGGAAAGGGCTGGGGGACTGGGCTAGGGAGCAGGAGAGGCAAAGCATCTTTCTTCAACTCTTCTTGGTACAGACAGCTTACAAACTGGCTGCTGCTCCCACGTACTCAGGTTTGCCtgaagatgggggcagggtgcTTACTGCCATGTGGGGACAGTAGAGGCGGCTGTGTCTGTGGCCTACAGGGATAGGgctgaggggcaggaggggaacaCACCTGTCTTTACCCTCCATCCTCATACAACCTTCTTCACATCTTCTAGGGTATGTTGGGCTGATCTCTTCAGATCTGAAGAACATGGACACCAGCTGGCTGGACAGCCTGTTGACTCCAGTCAGGCTGCCCTCCATCCAGGCCATTCCTTGTGCACCATAGCTGGGCCCTGGCCCCTTTGACTCCCCTAGGTGTTGAGCAGGACCTGGCATCATGGTTGCCATGATGCAAAGAAACAGGATTCCTGTGGGCTCCTTGACATGGCAGAGAATGACTCCATTGCTGAGCAGGGATGGAACCTCCCTCCTTAGGACAGTGACCCTTTAGGTTCTGTTAGGCCAGGGTCTGGGCTCATCTTGCGGGGTAAAGCTGGCCCTGCCTCCTGGGAAGATGGGATTGTGAGATTGATGTGTCAGATGGAAATCTCAGAGAGGAGTCAGCCTCCAGCTTTCCCCCTCAGCCCGACTGCCTTGAAAGGGTCTCGCTGTTGCTGAGGTGGCCCAAGGGAACAGACCAGTGACCTCAGAGAAGCACAGCACCAACCCCAGGGCTGGCTCTGCACTAAGAGACAATTGCACTAAGGGAATCCTGTTCCCAGAGACCCTCCCCCCTTCCCAGCTGAGCCCTAGGGACTGTTCCAAAGCCAGTGAAATGTGAAGGAAACGGGGCCCTGCAGGACAGTGCTCCCTCAGCTTTAGAGGAGCTCCGCCCTGCTTGGGCTCAGGGGCTTGGGAAAGAACATGGCACTTTTTCTTGTGGACCTTGCCACTTTTCTGATCAGAGGTGTACACTAACGTCTCCCCCAAGCTCTCagcctttacatttatttatgttgtGCCTTGCCCTGCGCCCACCTGCCCCCTCAGGCAGGCCCTGGCAGCCCTCAGCAGGCCCTGGGAGGGAAGTGGGAGCGTCttggtgtgatttttaaaattggaaacgCCATCTAACCACTAAGTCTTGTGTGACcacatatgtacatgtgtgtaaatatgtacatttatctttttataaaaagttaattGTTTATAAAGGGTGTGGCCTTTTATTTAGAGATAAACTGCAAGTGGTTTTATTTCTTAcagagacattttattttgatggagtcattCTTGGCATCCTGCCTGAACTTGACTGGGGGGTGAGCAGTGACATGCATCTATTGCAGAAGCCTTCCAGTTATGTTCATAGAGAAGATGACAGGAAAAAGGGACAATCACAGTACAGGGACATGCTCATATAAATATAGTCACTTGCCCTTAGATTTATAGCCAGGCTGTGAGTTGAACTGGGGCTCCAAGGTCGGGACAGTGTTAGGTTTTTCAGTTCTGAGTAATGTGTCCCATAAACTATATGTCCTGCTAAACTCAAATCCAAGGGTATTCAGATGCTACTTCAAAAAgttaacaattaaaaacaaaacaaaacaaaaagttaataaTTAGTACTGCATGGTCATGGACAGTTACAACAGACACCAGCCCAAAACAGGTTCCTGAGGCCTGTTGTGGTGGGCATTCCTTGTCCGGTTTCTGCAGTGATGAAAGtatcctctccctctgtactgTCCACTGTAGTAGGCAGTGGCGAAGTCACATGTACCAACTGAGCACTGGAAATGTGGCCAGTGTGatggagaaactgaattttagtatatgtgctgctgaagtgagcacaagAAGCTGAATTTTTAGTTAAAatgtaaatagccacatgtggtcaatggctaccatactggacagtACAGATAGATACTGGGTTGGGGACAGATCTGAGAGGCAGAGCCTGGGGTTGTTGGAGAACACTAGGGATGGACACCTGCCAATTCAAGAGTATTTTACCATTCTGGTGGCCAGCAATAATATATTGGTGCTAAATACAAGCCCTGTAGTGTACCATGCACAAATGGGCTAAGAAAACCTTGGATGACCTCACAACAAGCAGGTTTCCTTCTCCCATGTCTCTTCAGGGTTCTGGCTGAACTTAAGCACACAAAATCTTTGTGAAGCAGTATATTTGATCAGAAGAGTTTCTGAAAACCACAGGCTGGGAACCACTGCCATATGGCAATGCCCCCTTCAGATAAGGCCCAAGTCAAAGGAATGTCTAAGGGCGAGAGTTCTGGATATGGGCCTTTCTcatgtctcccccacccccatccccagcctctgGCCCTGAGGCATAAACAGTACCCAGTAGTAGGCAGGCTGGCCAAGAGAAATCAGCTGATACAACTCGCATCATCTAGGGAGTGAGGTCATGgcagtaaggaggttcctcagagaAACCAAGCCCTGTGGATGCTTATCTATAGTGCAGTCCCAGAAACTGGACTTAGATCCTGTCCCTTGGCCCAGCCCTCTGGAAGGAATATGGGCCCCTGTGGGGAAGGCAAGGCTGAgtgagaaaatgatgaaaaaaacctagaaaatgaGCAAGGATCAGTCTGACGTTCTGTCAAACTCAAAGTATTTTTGCCTGATATTGGACATGCTCTTTGAATAGCAGGTGGCTTCCTGCCAGGTGGGCCTTTTGCTTGTGGATGCCTGGAGGGACCCCAATATCAAGCTCTTCCCAGTAGAAGATCCACCTGGATTTTTCACCTGGGAGTAGAGGGATGGATGAGATGACCTTTCCCACCTCCAAGGCCCAGCCCTTACTGACAAGTATTGGATTAAGTTCTAGCCTTGTGTGGCTTCTAACTGGAGACTTGGCAAACTCTTGAAGGGGGTGACTTCTCTAGCTAAGGATGTTGGGGGTGATGTGAAACCAGGTACAGTGGGCTAAGGAGGGATTGGAGGGAAGGGATGCAACCCAGAGCAAATGGCAGTGACTGCTTCTGACCTTTCTGCTCTCCTCTGGTCCTTCAACCTAATCCCTGACAGAGAGTAGGCAAGCGGGTATGCTGAAGTCCCAGGTAGCTATGGCAATCTTGCAAGGTCTGATATGTGATGTTAGTTTATCacttaaaagttattaaaataaaaaaaaaagttattaaaatgggAGAGGAATTCCATCCATTAGCTTCCAATCTCCAAAGCCAAGGTAGAGTCCTGACTTCTAGCTCTTCTTATCCCAGGAGTCCTAAACAGTTGGGACTAACTCGAAATATCCCAAACTCTAACTACTCCCCATCACAAGGGAGCTGGGTTCTGGGGACTGGGCCTCAAGAAGCAGTGTGGGATAGAGCCAGACCTTCCAAGCTGTCTTATCACACCCTGCCATGGACCTCGGCTCAGGCCTGACAGGGGAGACAGTAACTGTGATAGCAGCTGACTCTAACTCATTAGCCAGTTGGTGCCCAAATGGAGCAACACCAGTATAACTGGACCCAAATTTGAGCATAATATTTTAAGGTGATTCTCAGGGTCTGTCATTGCTTTTGTGGCTCATTCTCCAGAGTTTGAGTCTAAGCACTAGTGGTGGAAACTCGGCTAATCAAGCTAGGAGGTTAATGAAAGAACTGTTTTGTTGGGGTCGTGGTAACATTGTCATTAAGGACTACTTTCTGTTGGGGTAAACTGGCAAATTGGGGCTTGGTCATACCAGCTAGAACTCTGGCTAAATCTATGGACATTCAGGGGGCATTTCTGGTTAGTTATAGGTTTCACTGCCTTACTCCAAAGACACCACTTTAATTGGgctgatttattcatttagctCACTCgacaacaggaagaaaaagagaggctAATATGTTAGCTGCCCATAGAGAGGGTCATGGTCGCAGAAAATCTTCAGAGAAGACAAATGCAAACCATCCCTTCTTCATAAATCAGTCTTCAACATCTGTCAGTGGGCTGTGTGCAAGATAAGAGCCTCCCCAGATTTCTGGAAGTCTAAGACAGGAAAAAGTCCTGCGCCTGGCTGGAGGTAGAGTCCTTTCTTCTGGGAGTGAATCCCACTGGTTGGTGATATTGAGTCATGGCCAGGCTGCCACTCTCTGGGACCATTTGGACTTCTTTCACACTCTTTGTACAGATTCTAAAGTTGTTACATTAGCAGGGTACACATTTCCTCAGCAGCCCTGTGGAAGCACCTAGGGAGGCTTTGTGTCCGCCAGATGCAATGCTCTTGCTTAACTTGGGCAGGATTAACCCTCCGTGATAAGGATGCATGAAATTCACTAGACCTCTGCACTAACCTTTCCCCACTTATGACAGTGGTCACAAGGGCAGGAGAATGGCAGGGGGCTGGTGCACTCTCTTTTTCAGGATTAAACTTACTGGGCAGAGTGACATGTGTCTTTGTCAGCCAGGCTTCCCTTGTGAGGCCAAGTCTCAGGCAATACAAGGGCATAGTTGGCTGGCCATGTGGTTTTCCTAGCTCCAGGCAGCTCCCAAGATACTAATTTCTGCTGATTTTCTGGTGGTAGGGAATTGCAGAAGCAGCTCCTACTTCTGTAAGTTCAGTGGGGAGGCAGGCCTAGGGAGTCTATGCTAAGTTTAATTTTAGTTGGGGAGATACTAGGGGTAATGAGACAAGGATATAGGGATTGAGTGTTAAGAGGAGAGGCAGACATCCAACCCACCATCCCTCCTCTATTTCCACAAGCTCAGAAATGGGAGGAACTGGGAAGGACCTTCAAGTCTGGCCAGGAAATGACAACAAAAGTCCTGGGTGCTCACCCCACAGCAGGTGCTATGCCAAACTCCCACTTGCACTGTCATACTGGTGCCCCACCACAGCACCTTGTTTGCAGACCAGGTGACGAAAGCTCAGTTGGTATAGGGCGCTTGCCCTGGATGACTCAGCTAAAAAGCATGGAGCCTGGATTCCAGCTCACACCTGTCTATGCCCAGAACCCAGATGAGTTCCACCATATTAGGCTGTtggcagagaaggaaactgaggcctgggaagGATGTTTGGGAGAGCTTGCCTGGGACAGGGCACTAGCACTTCAAGCCAAGAGAGCATCTGGGGACACAGAGGGAAGGCAACAAGAGTTGCATCCACTCTGGATACTGTGGGACTCCGGCCCTGTTCTCCCTCTTCCTAGGCAACATGGCGCTGCTGCTACaggcccctgggccccaggaggTGGGGGTTAGCTTGGTCCTCAAGGGAGGGATGCCTTACCTATGCCCTGGAAGCCACCTGCATTTTCAAGGGGTGGGGCTCCAAGGAGGGTAGGACACAAACAGGGCTGTAACTTGgcctcagggcaggggcgggTTGGCCACCGCAGCATGTTTGTGAACCTGCTTCCAACTGCAGGGGACTCTGGCCTGCTATGCCTTATCTCAGCTCTAGGGATCAAAGAGGAATTTTCAGCTGCGCTTCTGTCTGAGTAAGGCAATGAGAACTCTCCTGTTCTGCTCTAAACCAGACCCTTTGTTAGGTCCTGGGGTACTCAGAAATCTGAACTCTGGGTGAATGTATAAGTACCAGGACTACTCACAGGTGCATCCTACTTCCAGCCATGAGAGTAGAGTCTCATAGTCCTGGAACTATGGCTGTCTGGAATCTAACCTGGCTTTTTGGTCTCTGAGCAAATACAGTACCCCTGGCATCTGGCTGGTTGCTATCCTATACCAGGGGAGTTCTCAGACTCCCTGGCAAGCTTCCTTCAGGAAAAGCTCTCCCTTGCCCTCCAGACCCCAGCCTAGATAATGGGGTCCTTACTTCCATTTCTGGACAATTGCCTTGGATTGGTCTGGGTTTCCTTCTCAGTTTCtgccctctccttttccctaaaaGCCATGTGGATATGGGAGTGTCTAGTCAGATACCATTCTCACTCGTACTATCAATTAATCCTGAATCTGCCCAGAATTACAGAAGGTGCAGTGAGTTCTTCcagagcaattaaaaataatcagccacATCTTTGCTAAGAGCGGTGAAGGGATATGTCTGGGAACTTAGTTCAGGAGCAAAGTAAGTGGCCAAGGCCAAAGGAGTCCCAGGGTGCAGGTGGTGGGAATTTGTGCTAGGCTTTTCTGAGAAAGCTGACTCTATGGGATGAGGGATTTATATGGATACACAGTTGGTGTCTGGGGACCAGGCATGGATACGGAGGTAGTCATTAGGCCAGAATAGCTATCACTTTCCTAAAACTAAGAACAAGTCAAGAAGTCATGTCACTTTAGCCATACCAGGGTAATGGTGGGCTTCAGTCCTTGCTTGTGGGAGGTGAAGTGTAACTGCCTCTGCTGAGGATCCAGAGCTTCTTTCCAAATGCTCCTTCTGGACTTTCAAGGGTGGGGAGAAGAGCTAGATATCAGGATGCCAAGAGCCAGGGTGAGGGCTGTGCTCCTaggtagggagcctgacattctTAGAT is a window encoding:
- the IRF1 gene encoding interferon regulatory factor 1, whose amino-acid sequence is MPITRMRMRPWLEMQINSNQIPGLIWINKEEMIFQIPWKHAAKHGWDINKDACLFRSWAIHTGRYKAGEKEPDPKTWKANFRCAMNSLPDIEEVKDQSRNKGSSAVRVYRMLPPLTKNQRKERKSKSSRDAKSKAKRKSCGDSSPDTFSDGLSTSTLPDDHSSYTAHGYMGQDLEVERDLTPALSPCAVTSTLPDWHVPEIVPDSTSDLYSFQVSPMPSTSEATTDEDEEGKLTEDIMKLLEQTGWQPTNVDGKGYLLNEPGTQPPSLYGDFSCKDEPEVDSPGGYVGLISSDLKNMDTSWLDSLLTPVRLPSIQAIPCAP